DNA sequence from the Amycolatopsis sp. Hca4 genome:
AGCACCATGAGCCGATAATATCAACGCGCGATGAATTTATCGAGCGGTGACCCCGGCTCGCGGCACGCGGTCGCCCGATGGTGGGATATGGCGCATGTCGACCGAATGGCCGCTGCGCCAGGACCCGGAAGGGCCGGTCATCATCGCGCTGGCCCTGGTGAACGACCCCGACGCGCTGGGCTTCGTCGTGCTCGACGACGAGGACGACTGGTTCATCAGCGACGGCACCGAGCTGTCCGATGACGTCGTGGTCAACCGCGAGAGCTTCGGCAAGATGTCGCTGCGCGAAGCCGTCGAACTGCTGCCGCAGCTGGCCGCGCTGGCGGACCTCCCGACCGGGATGGCCGCCGACTGGGACCCCGAGCGCCGCACGTGGCTGCTGTCGTCGGTGACCGGCTCCGACGACGAAGACGAGGACATCCGCCTGCTGGCCCAGCGCCGCGCGGCCTGGAAGTACGAAGGCTCGCCGGACGACGAAGCCCAGATCAGCAGCGGCCTCACCGAGATCCCGACCGGCCCGCAGCAGCCGGTCCGCGCGGTCCGCCAGGTCGTCCGCGAGCAGGACGGCACCTGGCTGTTCGTCGGGTTCGAGGTCCCCGAGGCGGAGGACTTCGAGGTCGAGGGCCTGGAGCTGGAGCACGTGGCGAACCTGTACCCGGACGTGCGCAGCGTGCTGAAGGCCGCGCCGGGCCAGGTCTACGACCGGGAGACACCGGATTCGGACTGGGAGCTCGTCGAGGGCTGAGAAAAGTTCCGCCGCGGTTGTCCAGGGGACGCCGGCGCTGTTCGTCCTTACAGTGAGGACCGGCGATCGGCGCCGGTCAGGACCCGCGAGGAGCACCCCCATGCCCAAGTACGCCGCGATCATCTACGCCACCGACATCGATCCGACCACGCCCGAGGCGACGGACATGATGAAGGACTACGACGAGTTCGGCGCGGGCGCGGCGGCGGTGATCCGCGGCGGCGCGGCGCTGTACCCGACGGCCACCGCGACGACGGTCCGCGTCACCGGCGGCAAGGGCGGCGACATCGTCACCAGCGACGGCCCGTACGCGGAGACGAAGGAGGCCCTGACCGGCTTCTACCTGCTCGAATGCGCCGACCTCGACGAGGCGGTCAAGGTCGCGGCCCGCATCCCGGGCGCCTGGGACGGCGCGATCGAGGTCCGCCCGGTCGTCGACTTCGGCAAGTGACCGGCGCCGGGGACGCGGTCGCGCGGCTGGTCCGGGACGAGGGCACCCGGGTACTGGCCACGCTGGTCCGCGTCACCGGCAGCGTCGACCTGGCCGAAGACGCGGTGCAGGACGCCGTCGTGCGCGCGCTCGAGACGTGGCCGCGCGACGGCGTCCCGGCCAACCCCCGCGGCTGGCTCCTGGTGGCGGCCCGCCGCCGAGCGGTGGACGTGGTCCGCCGCGAGGCGAAGCGGCTCGGCAAGGAGGCGGACGCCATGCCACCGGTGGACCCCCACCCAGACCCGGTGACGATCCGCGACGACCTCCTGCGGCTGGTGTTCACGTGCTGCCACCCGGCGTTGTCCCTGGACGCGCAGGTGGCGTTGGCGCTCCGGACGTTGGGCGGGTTGTCGACAGCCGAGGTCGCCCGGGGATTGCTGGTCCCGGAAGCGACGATGGCGAAGCGGCTGACGCGCGCGAAGCAGAAGATCGCGACCGCGCGGATCCCGTACCGCGTGCCCCCGGCGGAGGAACTGCCCTCCCGCTTGGCCGGCGTGGCATCGACGGTGTACTTGATCTTCAACGAGGGCTACACGGGCCGGGTTTCTCTTCTTTCCGAGGCCGTCCGATTGGCGCGGTTGCTGGCGTCGTTGATGCCGGACGAGCCGACGGCACTGGGGCTGCTGGCCTTGGTGCTGCTGCAGGACGCCCGCCGCGCGGCCCGCTTCTCGTCGGGGGCGCCGGTGTTGCTCGCTTCGCAGGACCGGTCGTTGTGGGACGCGTCGTTGATCAAGGAGGGTGTGGAGCTGGTGGGCCGAGGGCTCCGCCGGACACCGTCGATCCCGAACGCGTACGTGGTCCAGGCGGCAATCGCGGCGTGCCACGACCTGGCACCGTCATATGCGGAGACGAACTGGGACGCGGTGATTTCCTGGTACGACGTGTTGTTGACGGTCCAGGACACCGCAGTGGTCAGGTTGAACCGCGCAGCGGCGGTGGCGGAGCGGGACGGACCGGCTGCGGCGTTGGCACTGGTGGACGCGTTGCCGGGGCTGGAGGATTACTCGTGGTGGCACGCCTCGCGGGCGGAGTTGTTGCACCGCTTGGGTTCCGCGGCGGCTTTCGAGGCGTTGGTTCGCGCGGAGGAAACTGGCTTGCCCGCCGCGCATGTGGCGCATTTGCAGGGCCGGTTGAAATCATCACACTCAGTCACAGAATGATGGCATGGAGCTTCAGTTGCCGGCTATATAGTGAGTCAGCCGAGACTTCCACTCCGAAGAGTCACCCAACTCGCTAAGATCACCCAATCAGGTGACGAGCGACGTTGGGGACAGTCTTGGCTTTAGGCGACCTGACCGATCGCGACGCGGTGTTGCGCGCGGTGCAGAGGTACGACGAGCTCGGCTCCGAGCGATTCCTGAGCACTTACGGGTTCAAGCCGGCGCGAGAATACGTGCTTCAGGTTGACGGCAAGCTCTACGACTCGAAGGCCATCGTCGGCGTCGCGCACGGCCTGCAGCATCCCGAACTCGGCCCTCTGACAGCTGACCGCTTTAGTGGCGGCGCTGCGGGTGCTGCTCGCCGCCTGGAAAGACTTGGCTTCACGGTCTCCACCCCGGCGCGGATTCGTCCGCCGCAAGTCGGAGAAGAGCACCCCAACCGGACCGCTGTCCGTGAGATCTACGGAGGGAACGGCGTCACTGGTATCCTTCGGTTTCCCGGCGATGACGCTGTCAATGTCTTTTCCGACGAAGAGGGGCCATATGCCGACGAGCCCCCCGACCCCATTGCGCCGTTCGAATACCGCGGTGACGGGCGGCAAGGTCACCAGAAACTGATCCGGGGCAACAAAATGCTCGATACCGCTCGGCAGGAACGTCGAGCCGTGCGATTCTGGTATCGACCCGCCGGTGGCAGTTTCAGCTTCGTTTCGTGGGTCGCGGTGCTGGACCGGGCGCAGGTCTGGGCGCTCGATGACAACAAAGAGCAGCGGCTGGAATACAGCTTCCTCGTTGCCGCGGTTCCCGATCCGGACTCCGCGAGGTGGCCGGCACATGTTTTGGACCGCCTCAACGATCGTCACATCATCGACCAACCGCCTCCACCGGCGCCTCCCGGTGTTGAGGTCGACCCGGCTGCCCGGGCGCGTAGTTACCTCGACTACGTCGAAGGATTCGGGGACGAACCCGTTGCTGGCACGACTCGGGTGATCAAAGCATCGCGGAACAACTATCGTCGGAGTAGGCGAGCTCGAGATGCGGTGCTCATCCGAGCCGCCGATCAGTGCGAGAACGATCGATGCACTGGCATGCCCGCAGATACGACGGCGGCCGGAAATGCGATCCTCGAGGTTGACCACGTCGATGACCTGGCTCTTGGTGGCCCCGATCACCCGGCCCGCATGATTGCCCTTTGCCCCAACTGTCATGCGACAAAGACGCGCGGCAGGAATCGAGCGGCTCTACGACGCCACCTCCGCGTACGAGCGAAATCTTTGCACCGCGCAGCTCTCGGCCTTGCTTAGTCCCGACCCCGGATGAGCACGAGTCGCAGGATGGCCACCCGGGCCGTGATCGGCTGATGGCACGGGACAAGTGAAGGCTAGAGATAGGAAAAGCCCCAGGTCAACAGTAGACACCGTGTGACCTGGGGCTTCTCTATGAGAGCGGATGACGGGAATCGAACCCGCGTATTCAGCTTGGGAACCAGGGTGATCATGCTCGAAGGTGGCCCTGACCTGCGGACGAGCCTACCTCGTGGCACCCGCTGTTGACCTTGGTTGACCGGCCTGAATGGCACGCTAATGGCATGACCTGCGCCCCCGCCCAGACCTCCCCCATCACCCCGATACGAAGCCAGCACGCGGCCGGTGGTGCCGGGTCAAGGCACGCTTTCCAGCCTTGACGCGGTGCTGCCGGCCGTTGTCACGATCCGGCTTCGGGGTGGTGGGTCTACCGATCTGGGAGCCTGCGGCTGAGGGTGTACATGGCGTCGGTCAGGTCGGCCGCACCCTTGAGCGTGATCGAGTGGTCGTCCATGTCCTTGAGCTGATGAAAGATCGCCAAGAGTGCCTCGGCGGTCGCCAGGCTGATCGGATCGGCCTGGCTCTTGCCCTGCTCGATGGCCTGGCGTGCTGCTGCGGCGTGAGCGTCTGCGGCAGAGCGGTCAGAGGTCGACATGCCTTCGACCCTGCCAGCGAGCGTGTCAGCGGTAACTAGGCCGATGAGCTGATCGCTGCCAGCGGCGGCGCGCTATGCGATCGATCGATGCGGCGGGCCCACCCGGCGGCCGGCGGCCGAAGCGGAGCGGCAGGCCGTCCGTGCCGCGATCGGGTGGGACGCCGTACGACAGGTGACCTGCGCGCCGCCGCTGGCGGCGCCTTGATCCCATAGAGCCAAGTTCGGCAGCGAACCTATAGCCCGAAGTCGTGCGCTGTGCTGTTAAAGGTCGCTAGCTC
Encoded proteins:
- a CDS encoding YciI family protein produces the protein MPKYAAIIYATDIDPTTPEATDMMKDYDEFGAGAAAVIRGGAALYPTATATTVRVTGGKGGDIVTSDGPYAETKEALTGFYLLECADLDEAVKVAARIPGAWDGAIEVRPVVDFGK
- a CDS encoding RNA polymerase sigma factor, with the translated sequence MTGAGDAVARLVRDEGTRVLATLVRVTGSVDLAEDAVQDAVVRALETWPRDGVPANPRGWLLVAARRRAVDVVRREAKRLGKEADAMPPVDPHPDPVTIRDDLLRLVFTCCHPALSLDAQVALALRTLGGLSTAEVARGLLVPEATMAKRLTRAKQKIATARIPYRVPPAEELPSRLAGVASTVYLIFNEGYTGRVSLLSEAVRLARLLASLMPDEPTALGLLALVLLQDARRAARFSSGAPVLLASQDRSLWDASLIKEGVELVGRGLRRTPSIPNAYVVQAAIAACHDLAPSYAETNWDAVISWYDVLLTVQDTAVVRLNRAAAVAERDGPAAALALVDALPGLEDYSWWHASRAELLHRLGSAAAFEALVRAEETGLPAAHVAHLQGRLKSSHSVTE
- a CDS encoding HNH endonuclease signature motif containing protein translates to MGTVLALGDLTDRDAVLRAVQRYDELGSERFLSTYGFKPAREYVLQVDGKLYDSKAIVGVAHGLQHPELGPLTADRFSGGAAGAARRLERLGFTVSTPARIRPPQVGEEHPNRTAVREIYGGNGVTGILRFPGDDAVNVFSDEEGPYADEPPDPIAPFEYRGDGRQGHQKLIRGNKMLDTARQERRAVRFWYRPAGGSFSFVSWVAVLDRAQVWALDDNKEQRLEYSFLVAAVPDPDSARWPAHVLDRLNDRHIIDQPPPPAPPGVEVDPAARARSYLDYVEGFGDEPVAGTTRVIKASRNNYRRSRRARDAVLIRAADQCENDRCTGMPADTTAAGNAILEVDHVDDLALGGPDHPARMIALCPNCHATKTRGRNRAALRRHLRVRAKSLHRAALGLA